A part of Corynebacterium mustelae genomic DNA contains:
- a CDS encoding WXG100 family type VII secretion target → MSNVFRTEADVMVATAGRVDDTNNEVQSELTRLRGVVDSVRGSWQGSAQHAFDNLMQRWNTAAGELQEALTSISENIRSNARSFESVEADNAAMFNGVGGGGLAL, encoded by the coding sequence GTGAGCAACGTTTTTCGCACAGAAGCGGATGTCATGGTGGCCACAGCTGGCCGCGTTGACGACACCAACAATGAAGTGCAATCCGAACTCACTCGGCTGCGTGGCGTCGTCGATTCGGTGCGAGGGTCGTGGCAAGGTTCCGCCCAGCACGCATTCGACAATCTCATGCAGCGGTGGAACACCGCAGCGGGAGAACTGCAAGAAGCTCTGACAAGCATCAGTGAGAATATTCGCTCCAACGCTAGGTCATTCGAAAGCGTTGAAGCCGATAACGCCGCAATGTTCAACGGGGTAGGCGGAGGTGGATTAGCGCTATAG
- a CDS encoding WXG100 family type VII secretion target, translating into MDVIRYGFGEIEAAAGDIQSTSGRINALLDAIKSQIQPMVASWEGDSAIAYQEAQNKWDRAAAELNTVLATISQTVRSGNDRMSDVNRMAASSWG; encoded by the coding sequence ATGGACGTAATCCGGTATGGCTTTGGCGAAATCGAAGCCGCCGCAGGAGACATCCAATCCACCTCCGGGCGCATCAACGCCCTACTTGATGCCATCAAATCCCAGATTCAACCGATGGTTGCGTCGTGGGAAGGCGACTCCGCAATCGCATATCAGGAGGCCCAAAATAAATGGGATCGTGCGGCTGCGGAACTGAATACGGTTTTGGCGACAATCTCACAAACTGTTCGTTCCGGTAACGACCGAATGAGCGACGTCAACCGCATGGCGGCCTCCTCCTGGGGCTAA
- a CDS encoding WXG100 family type VII secretion target, with translation MSSMFSFGTSDAEGSASEILSVQAAMIDTMDAIGQSVDKLRPDWVSSESDQYQEIISKWQEGAAGIRDILKDVSETLTAIKDGNTELRKGIDELLQQIT, from the coding sequence ATGAGTTCGATGTTTTCCTTCGGAACCAGCGATGCGGAAGGATCAGCTTCCGAAATCCTGTCGGTGCAAGCCGCAATGATTGACACCATGGATGCCATCGGCCAATCAGTGGATAAGCTCCGCCCGGATTGGGTCTCTTCCGAATCGGACCAGTACCAAGAAATCATTAGCAAATGGCAAGAAGGTGCCGCCGGTATTCGCGACATTCTCAAAGACGTCAGCGAAACGCTCACCGCCATTAAAGACGGCAATACCGAGCTGCGAAAGGGGATCGACGAATTGCTGCAGCAAATCACATAA
- the glmM gene encoding phosphoglucosamine mutase yields MTRLFGTDGVRGLANEALTAPLALRLGAAAAEVLTSGHRTSKRRPIAVIGRDPRVSGEMLAAALAAGMASRGVDVLRVGVLPTPAVAYLTEYYGADMGVMISASHNPMPDNGIKFFSKGGHKLPDVIEDQIEKTMESLPETGPTGHGVGRVIEEAVDAQQHYLEHLAESMPRNLSGIKVVVDCANGAASTVTPMAYAAAGAEVIPIFNQPTAYNINDNCGSTHIEQVKAAVLQHGADLGLAHDGDADRCLAVDAEGTVVDGDQIMAILALAMKENGELRKSTLVATVMSNLGLRLAMDDAGITLRTTKVGDRYVLEDLNAGGYSLGGEQSGHIVMPDYGTTGDGTLTGLALMSRMAETGLSLKSLAEAMTVLPQVLINVPVSDKSKIESHPDVQEAIAKAEAELGSTGRVLLRASGTEELFRVMVEASSEETARQIAGKLAAVVSHV; encoded by the coding sequence ATGACACGACTGTTTGGAACCGACGGGGTTCGTGGCCTCGCGAACGAAGCACTCACCGCCCCGCTGGCCTTGCGGCTTGGTGCCGCAGCTGCGGAAGTTCTTACCTCAGGACACCGCACATCCAAACGCCGCCCGATCGCGGTAATTGGGCGCGACCCGCGCGTCTCCGGCGAAATGCTTGCCGCCGCACTTGCTGCCGGAATGGCAAGTCGCGGCGTCGACGTGCTCCGGGTTGGGGTGCTACCTACCCCGGCTGTTGCGTACCTAACTGAATACTACGGCGCTGATATGGGGGTAATGATCTCCGCCTCCCATAATCCAATGCCTGATAACGGCATTAAGTTTTTCTCAAAGGGCGGGCATAAACTCCCAGATGTAATCGAAGACCAGATTGAAAAAACCATGGAATCATTGCCGGAGACCGGGCCTACTGGCCATGGGGTCGGGCGGGTTATTGAAGAAGCCGTGGATGCGCAGCAGCACTATCTTGAACACCTCGCGGAATCCATGCCACGCAATTTAAGTGGAATAAAAGTGGTGGTCGATTGCGCGAACGGTGCGGCATCGACGGTAACACCGATGGCATACGCTGCGGCAGGGGCAGAAGTGATCCCTATTTTCAACCAGCCAACTGCGTACAATATCAACGATAACTGCGGTTCTACTCATATAGAGCAGGTAAAAGCCGCCGTTTTGCAGCACGGTGCGGATCTCGGTCTGGCGCACGACGGTGACGCGGACCGTTGTCTTGCGGTCGATGCCGAAGGTACTGTTGTTGATGGTGATCAAATCATGGCTATTTTGGCATTGGCGATGAAAGAAAACGGTGAGCTGCGTAAATCCACCCTTGTTGCGACAGTGATGAGTAATCTCGGTTTGCGGTTGGCCATGGACGACGCTGGAATTACATTGCGCACGACAAAAGTCGGTGACCGATATGTGCTGGAAGACCTGAACGCGGGTGGTTACAGCCTGGGCGGCGAACAGTCCGGGCATATCGTTATGCCAGACTATGGCACCACGGGTGATGGCACGTTGACGGGCCTGGCGTTGATGTCGCGCATGGCGGAGACGGGTCTGTCGCTGAAATCTTTGGCAGAAGCGATGACGGTATTGCCGCAGGTTCTCATCAATGTCCCGGTCTCAGACAAATCTAAGATTGAGTCCCACCCCGATGTGCAGGAAGCGATCGCCAAAGCGGAGGCTGAGTTGGGCTCAACCGGACGGGTCCTGTTACGTGCTTCCGGTACTGAGGAATTGTTCCGCGTGATGGTTGAGGCATCCAGTGAGGAGACCGCCCGGCAGATCGCAGGGAAACTCGCCGCAGTGGTGTCTCACGTGTAG
- a CDS encoding WXG100 family type VII secretion target yields MSVYAYDHASAEAAAEELHAVMGAIESTLSEMESDVSKLAAGWDGSEQELYRGVHGKWSAAAENIKGILGQVRAALDENTQAVSETRSRVSGSLSGQ; encoded by the coding sequence GTGTCTGTGTATGCGTATGATCATGCGAGTGCTGAGGCTGCGGCGGAGGAGTTGCATGCGGTGATGGGGGCGATTGAGTCGACGTTGTCGGAGATGGAGTCGGATGTGTCGAAGTTGGCTGCGGGGTGGGATGGTTCGGAGCAGGAGTTGTATCGGGGGGTGCATGGGAAGTGGTCTGCTGCTGCGGAGAATATTAAGGGTATTTTGGGGCAGGTGCGTGCGGCGTTGGATGAGAATACGCAGGCGGTGTCGGAGACGCGGTCGCGGGTGTCGGGGTCGTTGTCGGGCCAGTAG
- a CDS encoding WXG100 family type VII secretion target: protein MSQSSNVSVEHSAVSGHVESLRVNHEQLKSQASSFVSAIEPLRGVWKGASVEAWNSMTEAWSENMELVNQALEELTSRVEQAGKDYQVGEDDQAATLQQRFSGMNFQSGPIL, encoded by the coding sequence GTGTCTCAGTCGTCTAATGTGTCTGTTGAGCATTCTGCGGTTTCGGGTCATGTGGAGTCGTTGCGGGTGAATCATGAGCAGTTGAAGTCGCAGGCGTCGTCGTTTGTGTCGGCTATTGAGCCGTTGCGTGGGGTGTGGAAGGGTGCGTCTGTGGAGGCGTGGAATTCTATGACGGAGGCGTGGAGTGAGAATATGGAGTTGGTGAATCAGGCGTTGGAGGAGTTGACGTCGCGGGTGGAGCAGGCTGGTAAGGATTATCAGGTGGGTGAGGATGATCAGGCTGCGACGTTGCAGCAGCGTTTTTCGGGGATGAATTTTCAGTCGGGTCCGATTTTGTAG
- the rplM gene encoding 50S ribosomal protein L13 — MSTYHPKAGDITRKWYVIDATDVVLGRLAVTAADLLRGKGKPQFAPNVDCGDHVIIINADKVHVSANKRDREFRYRHSGYPGGLKTMTLGRSLELHPTRVIEESIRGMMPHNRLSRASVKKLHVFAGSEHPYGGQKPETYEIKQVAQ, encoded by the coding sequence GTGTCTACTTATCACCCAAAGGCAGGTGACATTACCCGCAAGTGGTACGTCATCGACGCCACTGACGTGGTTTTAGGTCGCCTTGCTGTAACCGCAGCTGACCTGCTCCGCGGCAAAGGCAAGCCACAGTTCGCGCCAAACGTTGACTGCGGCGACCATGTAATCATCATCAACGCTGACAAAGTTCACGTATCCGCCAACAAGCGCGACCGTGAATTCCGGTACCGCCACTCGGGTTACCCAGGTGGTTTGAAGACCATGACCCTGGGTCGTTCCCTGGAACTGCACCCAACTCGGGTTATCGAAGAATCCATCCGTGGCATGATGCCCCACAACCGCCTAAGCCGGGCTTCCGTGAAGAAGCTCCACGTTTTCGCTGGTTCGGAGCACCCATATGGTGGACAGAAGCCAGAAACCTACGAGATCAAGCAGGTGGCACAGTGA
- the rpsI gene encoding 30S ribosomal protein S9, protein MTDQNVTENYAADAADIAAATAATEEFTNTIGDAMAVESEAPVAAPVLHEGPIQTVGRRKRAIVRVRLVEGSGQFVCNGRTLEEYFPNKLHQQLIKAPLALVDRDGQFDIHANLTGGGPTGQAGAFRLAIARALNVYNPEDRPALKKAGFLTRDARAVERKKAGLHKARRAPQYSKR, encoded by the coding sequence GTGACCGATCAGAACGTAACCGAAAACTACGCGGCAGATGCAGCTGACATTGCTGCCGCAACCGCTGCTACCGAAGAATTCACCAACACTATCGGCGATGCCATGGCTGTTGAATCTGAGGCTCCAGTAGCTGCGCCAGTACTGCACGAAGGTCCTATCCAGACCGTTGGTCGCCGTAAGCGCGCCATCGTTCGGGTTCGCCTGGTTGAAGGCTCCGGCCAATTCGTGTGCAACGGTCGCACCCTTGAAGAGTACTTCCCGAACAAGCTGCACCAGCAGTTGATCAAAGCCCCATTGGCTTTGGTTGATCGGGACGGTCAATTCGACATTCACGCTAACCTCACCGGCGGTGGTCCAACCGGCCAGGCTGGCGCATTCCGGTTGGCTATCGCACGTGCACTTAACGTTTACAACCCAGAAGATCGCCCAGCTTTGAAGAAGGCTGGCTTCCTTACTCGGGATGCTCGTGCCGTGGAACGCAAGAAGGCGGGTCTGCACAAGGCACGTCGTGCACCACAGTACTCCAAGCGTTAA
- a CDS encoding alpha/beta hydrolase family protein, translated as MTVRRIGRIFLKIGAALIVIIVALVGFSYYNANKYDVPGPDPRDPSVAMAEGNVDRVEGEYLNGFYYHAKGVPHPGTVVVFGGSEGGAAHSDAVMLREQGYNVLALYFFGQPNQQQLLDEVPLDFFNEVLDWIRANDDSDAPLTVIGSSKGAELTANLAARYPEIDNIVLYTPGEYTYQSLSFDKGEPTSSFTYEGRPVDFLAFKGSFIDFLPKIVRFLLNLPISYRGDYEKAIAEADNADAARIDLSKFAGHGLLFAGEQDRMWPGEQAARNLAEQNPQLEAVVFEGAGHVFLEDMDELGPVWPTMLGGTLEGNKKAKIESDKLLFERLEQWHSVPAN; from the coding sequence ATGACAGTGCGCAGAATCGGCAGGATTTTCCTGAAAATTGGGGCAGCCCTGATCGTGATTATCGTGGCCTTGGTCGGTTTTTCATACTATAACGCCAATAAATATGATGTTCCAGGTCCTGATCCACGCGATCCAAGCGTGGCGATGGCGGAGGGCAACGTTGATCGGGTGGAGGGGGAATACCTCAACGGGTTTTATTACCACGCGAAAGGTGTTCCACATCCCGGTACCGTCGTAGTTTTTGGTGGTTCCGAAGGCGGCGCTGCCCACAGTGACGCGGTGATGCTTCGCGAACAAGGTTATAACGTGTTGGCGTTGTATTTCTTCGGCCAACCCAACCAGCAGCAACTTTTAGATGAAGTCCCGTTGGATTTCTTCAACGAGGTCCTTGATTGGATTCGCGCTAACGACGATAGCGATGCACCGCTTACAGTTATCGGGAGCTCCAAGGGAGCGGAATTAACCGCGAATTTGGCTGCACGCTACCCTGAAATCGACAATATCGTGCTGTACACGCCCGGCGAATACACCTATCAAAGTCTCAGTTTTGATAAGGGTGAGCCAACCAGTAGTTTCACCTATGAAGGTCGACCAGTTGACTTCCTGGCGTTTAAAGGATCGTTCATCGATTTTCTGCCTAAGATAGTTCGGTTCCTGCTCAACCTACCCATTTCTTACCGCGGGGATTATGAAAAGGCAATCGCGGAGGCCGATAACGCGGATGCAGCCCGGATCGATTTGAGTAAGTTTGCGGGGCATGGTTTGTTGTTTGCTGGCGAACAAGACAGAATGTGGCCAGGTGAGCAGGCGGCCCGGAACCTTGCTGAGCAAAATCCGCAGCTGGAAGCTGTTGTTTTCGAGGGAGCGGGACATGTTTTCCTTGAGGACATGGATGAACTGGGTCCGGTGTGGCCAACAATGCTAGGTGGCACGTTAGAGGGAAATAAAAAGGCCAAGATCGAGTCGGACAAGCTGTTGTTCGAGCGGTTAGAACAGTGGCATTCCGTGCCTGCTAATTAG